From one Basilea psittacipulmonis DSM 24701 genomic stretch:
- a CDS encoding heavy-metal-associated domain-containing protein produces MMSTQTTVKIEGMTCQGCVRSVKTALEQAPGIQSVEVSLERKQADIVFDESLCSLNKIHHIIEEKGFDVQ; encoded by the coding sequence ATGATGAGTACACAAACCACTGTAAAAATCGAAGGGATGACTTGTCAAGGTTGCGTGCGTTCTGTCAAAACAGCCTTAGAACAAGCACCTGGCATTCAATCCGTTGAGGTTTCATTGGAACGCAAACAAGCCGATATCGTTTTTGATGAATCACTTTGCTCTTTAAACAAGATTCACCATATTATTGAAGAAAAAGGCTTTGATGTCCAATAA
- a CDS encoding phosphatidylserine decarboxylase, giving the protein MNRYNTHPIIAKEGWLFILGGIILALLWSFLNGFVAFILFVYVIFAIQFFRDPKRYVPAGANENTVLSAADGKVIQIQEDYDPYAGREALKISVFMNVFNVHSNRVPVDGKVEKIEYFSGRFFNAALDKASAENERNAVVVTTPTGQTVTYVQIAGLVAKRILCYVKEGEELKKGERYGFIRFGSRIDMYLPLGSIPMVKIGDKVQATTTVLAKLQ; this is encoded by the coding sequence ATGAATCGATATAACACGCATCCTATTATCGCCAAAGAGGGGTGGTTGTTTATTTTGGGTGGCATTATTTTGGCACTCTTATGGTCTTTTTTAAATGGCTTTGTCGCTTTTATTTTGTTCGTATATGTGATTTTTGCGATACAGTTTTTTAGAGATCCGAAACGATATGTTCCTGCGGGTGCAAACGAAAATACGGTATTGTCGGCTGCTGATGGTAAAGTGATCCAAATACAAGAAGATTACGATCCTTATGCAGGACGCGAAGCATTGAAAATCAGTGTGTTTATGAATGTATTTAATGTGCATTCGAATCGTGTTCCTGTGGACGGCAAAGTTGAAAAAATAGAATATTTTTCGGGTAGATTTTTCAATGCAGCCTTAGACAAAGCTTCTGCTGAAAACGAGCGTAATGCAGTGGTCGTGACGACACCAACTGGACAAACCGTCACTTATGTTCAGATTGCTGGCTTGGTAGCTAAAAGGATTTTATGCTATGTCAAAGAGGGTGAAGAACTGAAAAAAGGTGAACGTTATGGTTTTATTCGTTTTGGTTCAAGAATAGATATGTATTTGCCTTTAGGTAGTATTCCTATGGTGAAAATTGGAGATAAAGTACAAGCAACGACGACGGTATTGGCAAAGTTGCAATAA
- the rpsO gene encoding 30S ribosomal protein S15 → MSVAEINKQSIVNEFARKQGDTGSPEVQIALLTARINELTVHFKTHKKDHHSRRGLLRMVSRRRKLLDYLKGRNPDTYRAIIEKLGLRK, encoded by the coding sequence ATGTCAGTTGCAGAAATTAATAAACAGTCTATCGTTAATGAATTTGCTCGTAAACAGGGTGATACGGGTTCTCCAGAGGTTCAGATTGCACTTCTAACAGCTCGCATTAATGAATTAACTGTTCATTTTAAAACACATAAGAAAGATCACCATTCTCGTCGTGGTCTGCTTCGTATGGTTAGTCGTCGCCGTAAATTACTCGATTATCTAAAGGGTCGTAACCCAGATACTTACCGTGCTATTATCGAGAAATTAGGCTTACGTAAGTAA
- the pssA gene encoding CDP-diacylglycerol--serine O-phosphatidyltransferase, producing the protein MKSADRLRYHKSAYLLPNAATTGNLFAGFYAIIQSIAGNFELAVMALLVGMIMDALDGRIARLTKTQSSFGEQYDSMSDMVTFGLAPAMLAYYYLLHELGRWGWFACFIYIACAAVRLARFNTNIGVVDSRFFQGLPSPSAAAIVGGFVWLLVDNKLPPYMLNAWLVFSIVIYAGLSMVSNAPFISGKKMAFQGNHSAQIWVLVTILLVAVILINPPVMIFALFMCYAVSGWCVLYYRWTKVRKKRKKML; encoded by the coding sequence ATGAAATCAGCAGATCGATTACGTTATCACAAGAGTGCCTATTTGTTACCTAATGCCGCAACGACAGGGAATCTTTTTGCGGGATTTTATGCCATTATTCAATCCATTGCGGGTAATTTTGAGTTGGCGGTTATGGCGTTGTTGGTGGGGATGATAATGGATGCGTTGGATGGGCGAATTGCACGTCTGACTAAGACGCAATCATCGTTTGGCGAACAGTATGATTCCATGTCCGATATGGTGACTTTTGGATTAGCACCTGCGATGTTGGCCTATTACTACCTACTTCATGAGTTGGGACGATGGGGGTGGTTTGCATGTTTCATCTATATTGCGTGTGCGGCGGTTAGGTTAGCTCGCTTTAATACTAATATCGGCGTGGTGGACTCTCGGTTTTTTCAGGGACTGCCTAGTCCATCCGCGGCGGCCATCGTGGGTGGTTTTGTGTGGTTATTAGTGGACAATAAACTACCTCCTTATATGTTGAACGCATGGTTGGTTTTTTCGATTGTGATCTATGCGGGATTAAGTATGGTTTCAAATGCTCCGTTTATTAGTGGCAAAAAAATGGCATTCCAAGGTAACCATTCGGCCCAGATCTGGGTATTGGTGACGATTTTGTTAGTGGCGGTGATTTTAATTAATCCGCCCGTCATGATTTTTGCCTTGTTTATGTGTTATGCCGTTAGTGGATGGTGCGTTCTCTACTATCGTTGGACTAAAGTTCGCAAAAAACGCAAAAAGATGCTATAA
- the pnp gene encoding polyribonucleotide nucleotidyltransferase, with protein sequence MFNKFTKTFQYGQHEVKLETGEIARQSSGAVLASMGDTVVLATVVAQNEAKPGQDFFPLTVDYVEKTYAAGRIPGGFFKREGKPSEKETLTSRLIDRPLRPLFPEGFYNEVQVIVHVLSVDPEIDPDIISMIGTSAALAISGIPFHGPIGAARVGYINGEYVLDPTVSQLKDSKMDLVVAGTESAVLMVESEAQQLSEDVMLGAVVFGHEQMQKVINAIHEFVAEAGKPAWDWAPAPKNDTLINAVKALAYDELVAAFQIREKQDRSARLKSVSAMTKESLKVQAEANGTEAPDEVEVDNILFNLESEIVRTQILNGEPRIDGRDTRTVRPISIRLGVLPRTHGSVLFTRGETQALVVATLGTKTDEQIVDSVMGESRDNFMLHYNMPPFATGETGRFGSPKRREIGHGRLAKRALVPTLPNADEFQYTIRLVSEITESNGSSSMASVCGGCLAMMDAGVPVSDHVAGVAMGLIKEGNKFAVLTDILGDEDHLGDMDFKVAGTKNGITALQMDIKIQGITKEIMQVALAQAKEGRMHILGKMVEAISGSREELSDFAPRMLTMKIHPEKIRDVIGKGGATIRALTEETGCQIDITDEGVVTIASTDTQKAKEAERRIAELTAVVEVGAEYDGIVQQIRDFGAIVQILPGKDGLLHISEIDNHRIANVADVLAVGETVRVKVIEADDRGRLRLSVKALGGLSAQRGVTQDTVSATEETPEQ encoded by the coding sequence ATGTTTAATAAATTTACAAAAACGTTTCAATATGGCCAACATGAAGTTAAGTTAGAAACAGGTGAGATTGCTCGCCAATCAAGTGGTGCTGTATTGGCTTCGATGGGGGATACAGTCGTCTTGGCAACCGTGGTGGCACAAAATGAAGCAAAACCTGGCCAAGACTTTTTTCCACTAACAGTGGATTATGTTGAGAAAACATATGCAGCAGGTAGAATTCCAGGTGGCTTCTTTAAACGTGAAGGAAAACCATCTGAAAAAGAAACATTAACCTCTCGTTTAATCGATCGCCCATTGCGTCCTTTATTCCCTGAAGGTTTTTACAATGAAGTTCAGGTGATTGTTCATGTATTATCAGTGGATCCAGAAATTGACCCAGATATTATTTCGATGATTGGTACGTCTGCGGCATTGGCTATTTCTGGCATTCCATTCCATGGTCCAATTGGTGCGGCTCGTGTGGGTTACATTAATGGTGAATATGTTCTTGATCCGACTGTCTCTCAGTTAAAAGATTCTAAGATGGATTTGGTGGTTGCAGGTACTGAATCTGCTGTATTGATGGTGGAATCTGAGGCCCAACAACTATCTGAAGACGTGATGTTGGGTGCGGTAGTATTTGGTCATGAACAAATGCAAAAGGTGATTAACGCGATTCATGAGTTTGTGGCTGAAGCGGGTAAACCAGCTTGGGATTGGGCACCTGCACCTAAGAACGATACGTTGATTAATGCGGTAAAAGCATTGGCTTATGATGAATTGGTAGCTGCTTTCCAAATTCGCGAAAAACAAGATCGTTCAGCACGTTTGAAATCTGTTTCTGCGATGACCAAAGAGTCGTTGAAAGTCCAAGCAGAAGCAAATGGCACTGAAGCTCCAGATGAAGTAGAAGTCGATAATATCTTATTTAACCTTGAGTCTGAAATTGTTCGTACACAGATTTTGAATGGTGAGCCTCGTATTGATGGTCGTGATACACGCACCGTGCGTCCGATTAGCATTCGTTTAGGTGTACTTCCTCGCACACATGGTAGCGTATTGTTTACACGTGGTGAAACACAGGCTTTAGTAGTCGCTACACTAGGTACAAAAACGGATGAACAGATTGTGGATTCTGTCATGGGTGAATCACGTGATAACTTCATGCTTCACTACAATATGCCTCCTTTTGCAACAGGTGAGACAGGTCGATTTGGTTCACCTAAACGTCGTGAAATCGGTCATGGACGTTTGGCAAAACGAGCATTAGTACCGACATTACCAAATGCTGATGAATTCCAATACACGATTCGTTTAGTTTCTGAGATTACAGAATCGAACGGTTCTTCTTCCATGGCCTCTGTATGTGGCGGTTGTTTGGCGATGATGGATGCAGGTGTGCCTGTTTCCGATCACGTGGCAGGCGTGGCGATGGGCTTGATCAAAGAAGGTAACAAGTTCGCAGTATTGACAGATATTCTAGGTGATGAAGATCATTTAGGCGATATGGATTTCAAAGTAGCGGGTACGAAGAATGGTATTACCGCATTACAAATGGATATCAAGATTCAGGGTATTACGAAAGAGATTATGCAAGTTGCTTTGGCACAAGCCAAAGAAGGTCGTATGCACATTCTTGGTAAGATGGTTGAGGCTATTAGTGGTTCGCGTGAGGAGTTATCTGATTTTGCACCTCGTATGTTGACCATGAAGATTCATCCAGAGAAAATCCGTGATGTTATTGGTAAAGGTGGTGCAACCATTCGTGCATTGACTGAAGAGACAGGTTGCCAAATCGATATTACGGACGAAGGTGTGGTAACCATCGCGAGTACAGATACCCAAAAAGCTAAAGAAGCGGAGCGTCGTATCGCTGAGTTAACTGCTGTAGTTGAAGTGGGTGCGGAATACGATGGTATCGTTCAACAGATCCGTGATTTTGGTGCTATCGTTCAGATTCTTCCTGGTAAAGACGGCTTGTTGCATATTTCTGAAATCGATAATCACCGTATTGCGAATGTGGCAGATGTATTGGCTGTGGGTGAAACCGTTCGTGTGAAAGTGATCGAAGCTGATGATCGTGGTCGTTTACGCTTGTCTGTGAAAGCTTTGGGTGGCTTATCTGCCCAACGCGGTGTGACCCAAGATACAGTATCTGCAACGGAAGAAACGCCTGAACAGTAA